A region from the Desulfobacterales bacterium genome encodes:
- a CDS encoding zinc ribbon domain-containing protein, giving the protein MPIYEYQCQNCNKIEEAFQSINDEALSKCPSCSGKLSKLISQSSFHLKGSGWYVTDYAQKTNNANSVGSSTTSNESKSGDNPSPKVETSSDKSN; this is encoded by the coding sequence ATGCCAATCTATGAATATCAATGTCAAAACTGCAATAAAATAGAGGAAGCTTTTCAAAGCATTAATGATGAGGCTCTCTCTAAATGCCCTTCCTGTTCTGGAAAACTTAGTAAATTAATTTCTCAAAGTAGTTTTCATTTAAAAGGTTCAGGATGGTATGTAACTGATTACGCTCAAAAAACAAATAATGCTAATAGTGTTGGTTCTTCTACTACATCGAATGAATCAAAAAGTGGAGATAATCCTTCCCCAAAAGTTGAGACATCATCGGATAAATCTAATTAA
- the groES gene encoding co-chaperone GroES: protein MKLRPLQDRILVKRVEEETTTKGGIIIPDTAKEKPAEGKVIEVGPGKVTDDGKKISMEIKAGDRILFGKYSGTEVKIEGEEYLIMREDDVLGIIE from the coding sequence ATGAAACTCAGACCATTACAGGATAGGATTTTAGTTAAAAGGGTAGAAGAAGAAACAACTACAAAAGGCGGAATCATTATTCCTGACACGGCTAAAGAAAAACCGGCAGAAGGAAAAGTTATAGAAGTTGGTCCTGGAAAAGTTACAGATGATGGCAAAAAAATATCTATGGAAATTAAAGCAGGAGATAGAATTCTTTTTGGCAAATATTCTGGCACAGAAGTTAAAATTGAAGGTGAAGAATATTTAATTATGCGTGAAGATGATGTTCTTGGCATTATTGAATAA